In Dermacentor variabilis isolate Ectoservices chromosome 10, ASM5094787v1, whole genome shotgun sequence, the genomic window aagaaagaggcctGAATACGGAGCGCGATGCCACCGACACGACCCCCGGCTCCGGCTGTGCGACCCATGGCACCAACGACGTCACCCAacccggcggcggctgctgctgctcctaCAAACGCACCCGCTGCTCGAACTGTCAGACCCACGGTTCCGGCGCCGGCGGCCCCCACGGCCGGTGGTGGAGCGGCGGCGAGACCCGCCATGATGGCAGCGCCTCCCgcgacggccgcgccacctgGAGGCTTCATGATGCTACCGGCAGCCCAGCCGCCAGTGAGGTCACGTGGCCCGTTCGTTCAGATGCCGACGCTGCAGCTCGTGCAGCCCAACGTGCAACCGATCGCGGGCTGCCCCGCAGGActcgagtacctggtgcacgtcgACCAGCTGCTAGTGCACCAGCAGATTCAGATCCTAGAAAGTAAGTGAACGTTATACCGGATTCGTTGTAACGAACTCTAATAAAGCGAATTAATCTCTATACATCGAGCGCGCGAACCTTGCTGACTTACTTGGGATGACTCGCTCACAACGAGTCGGACGTATATCGAACTCGGGAGCACCCGCTTCCAGCGACATAAGGGTTCTTGCATATCGCGAACGCGGTATTCAGGAGATTTATTTTATTGGTATTTTATTTTCATATCTTCTTTTCGTGTGGACTTGAGCGGGTGTACATAATCTCGCGCATCAAAAACGCCGTTCCCAACGACGCTGAAAAACGGTTCATTGCACAGGCAATAATTACTTCCTATAATACGCGTAGTTTTGTCTTCAATAACTGCATTCCTTCCTTGATTCCTTTCTCCGGTGGAGGTAAGACATCCCGCATATAACGAACGCATCGCAAAAGTTCGTCATGGGCGAGTTTAGACACACTCAATTTCTTGATGTATAAAACAAATTTAAGCACATCAGTTCGTTCGTTATACCAGGCTTGACTGTAACGGGTTGTTTTCAGTTGACACTAAAAGACACATGGTGTTGTGGAGCGCCGGTATAAATCGAAATCGGCCGCTCTCGTAGGAGCGCAGGCGCGGTAATTCAGGCGGGTTAATCCAATGACCTCTCCTCTCTCGCGCCGACCGACTCAATGATACGGCTGCAAATTTCCCGGAAGCCATTTTGTTACTAAAGCAGGTCAGTTATGCACGTATATTACATGAACTACCGAACTATACAATTAATTTTATCTCAACTAGATCAGTTGCACCCGTTTGCCTCCGCTGTCGCCTTCAGATGGCGCTGCGCACAGCACAGTCTATACGTGCGTGTGAAGCAGGCTGCTGCTGCGTGGACGGAACCTGAAGCGGCATCAACAGCGGTATTTGTTTTCGGCATTTGTTTCATAAGAACACGCAAGAGGCATGTTTGATTTTCGACGAACGCAGCGCAGCgtctattgacccttttcgcggagcagtttgctctaaagaaacgagatggcgccttCGGCGGCgagccgcacgttgcctcagcaaaagcgcacgaatacgaaacaaTCACCGCTACTGCTCTGCCAATgagcgatcagctgtcggaaatgcaactgggtgtttGCTTACGCACTATGCTCCactcatgctgcaaaatgtggagcgGTAGAGGAAACATGTCCTGCATatatggctgcaaaaatagtggcAGGCATaataaggaatggaatgaatcccGCTGACCAAGTTCCTGGACCGCCGCTACATAAGAACCGCCTGTGTTGTCTGTCCTTCGCGATACACGTGTTTGCTCGGAGATTAATGAATTTCGCTAATCCGGCAGCGTTGTAACGCTAAACTCCAAATATAGAACGTCAACCGCGGAACGTGGGCATGAGTGAGTATAGCTATAGTTACACAATGACGAAGGTAGTAGCGCCGCTTTCTGGCATAGcaagtttctcgcacgttatccTAAACGCATCCACCGCAACTCACActcaaacttacgcccactctaccGTCAACGTATGAACACTAAGTCAGAGCgcgcacacttgaatcaatgcgccgtATACACAGAACGGGTGACGGCGACTATACCTACAGCATACGAATGTTCGAGGCTGACGTCTCGTACGGTCCACAGTCCGATCCAGTCGCTAGCATCAATACGCCTTTGCTACAAGCCATGCCAAAGTACAAAACATCTACGTTCCAAGTCTTGTGCGCAGCATGAACAAATCCGTTACCCGCAAGCGATCAGGCCGAAAATAAACAACAGATGGTGACCTCACCGATGTACTTTACCGAGTCAGAAACATCACAAACCGCTCTTTCAATGCATTCGCCAAATAAAGAACGAGGAGCAAAACACACTGATGCCGATTTAATTCGTAAGCGGCAATTCGtacagcttggaatacatttctagccCAGCTTTTATTACAAGCGCGGTACACGCTGCTCGCGTCGTTTGGACGAGGCGTAATGCGCTCCGAAAGTCCCCTCGTGTTCTCCGAAGCTGTGGCCAACACGTCGTGTCGTCCCCACAGTCACAGCTAATCTACGACAGCCGCCGAAACGGAGGTTTGCTGAGCGGCATCGGCGTCATGCACACATCCGCTGTAAACACGGCCGCAGGCAGCGGAGGCATCTGAGGCAAGCAACGGGCGCGTCAACACGTGATCAAACGTGGCGGCGCCCCCGTAATCGCCGTGAAAACGGCCTGTACGTCGCGAAACCGCGCTCCACGCACGTGCGTCAGTTGTCCAGGAGCGCCGGAGTTCGTTCAGTGTTTTCTAGGGGTGCCGGAGCACTCCGAAAGTGTCCAAGCGTATTTACTTATTCattcatttacttatttattgcGATACCCTCAGGGCCTTCGTGGCATTACAGAGGGAAGTGGGTACACAGGCTTATTATAAGGAAGTGCAGTACAGTGAACATaacaaggtgatggaacacgcaaTGGCAGTTTACAAAAAGGAATACAAAGGAGAGCACGAATGACCGTAAAGATAGAACAAAGGCAGATCATTGCAAAAATATTCGTTAGCGGCAATGGTTcgggaaggcggttccagtcCAAGCAAGCTTtaggcataaaaaagaaaggctaacTGAGCATAGAGGTAAACGGTTTAGGTACTCAGTGTGCTGGTATGGGTTGCGCTTTCCGAGACGCGTACACAGGAAGGCACGCGGATAAAAACAGACGGGCGCAACGCGAACGCAGTTCCAACTCGCCAGAGAAGCAGCGATTAGGTATGGTAAGGTTCAGGCATATGAGCGAAGCTCAATGTTTACCTAAACCTAAGGGAGTGGGCACGCCAGCGAGAACGGGTCTCGAGTTAATTGAGACAATGGGAGCGCGGAGATCGCCGGAGCCTTTTGTGACCGCCCGCGGCCTGCCCTGCGCGCGCAGTGATCATACCGTGGGAGCAGGAGAACAAGTACGTCGTCAAGAACACCATGGCCCAGTTCATCTTCATGGCGTACGAGAAGAGCGACCTGGcgagccgctgctgctgcggcagcaTCCGGCCATTCGAGATGTCGATGCTCGACTACCGCAGCGTCGAAGTGCTGCGGCTGTACCGGCCGCTCCGCTGCGACAGCTGCTGTTGCTTTTGCTGCCTCCAGGTGTGCGCACCACGTAACGTATATACTGCACGACGATTGAGAGCGTATAGTTTcgttttatattgttacgtaggaagacaccgacgaaaagctatttacaagtatatttacaaggctacaaggcaatacgctgcgcttggccaagaggcaacagcccgcgctagcttctaatcgtcgtcgtcgtcttcacactgctcgcctttcgtgatcgcacatactgtgccgttgcactacccccggcggcaaaagcgccgtcccggagcgactaaagatcggactcggaagcagtgtagtaggccttgagcctactgacgtgtacgacatcactagatgccagaggggtggacgaggttgaacccacaggagcaatttcgtaagtcacaggcgtcacctggcgcagcacgcggtagggccctgtgtatcgcgaaaggagcttctctgaaagtccgacgtgacgagtgggcgaccacaggagcacgagcgcgccaggcgaaaactgtacgtcacgatggcgggcgttgtactggcactgctgagtggtttgtgaggccgtcagtcgagcacgggcaagctggcgtgcatggtcggcgagggcgatggcgtcgcgcgcatactcgcttgttgagaccgaagcaggcggaagtgccgtgtctaagggcaaggtaggttcgcgaccgtacagtagataaaagggagaaaatccagcggtgtcgtgccgggaagaattgtacgcaaatgttacgtaaggaagggcaatgtcccagtcgtggtggtccttggaaacgtacttggccagcatatcggtaagagtacggtttaaccgctctgtcaggccattggtttgaggatggtatgaggtagtcagtttgtgttgaatggagcaggaacgcacaatgtcagcgataactttcgagagaaagtttcgaccacggtcagtaaggagctgtcgcggggcgccatgaagcaagataatgtcacgcaagagaaagtccgcgacgtcagtggcgcaactggtagggagagcccgagtgatagcgtatcgggtggcgtaatcagtcgcgacggctacccatttgttcccagaggatgacgtgggaaagggaccgagcaggtctaatccaacacgaaagaacggttccacagggatggtgatcggctggagatgaccggcaggtagcacctgaggtgttttccgacgctggcagggatcacaggcagcaacatagcgtcgaacggagcgagcgagaccaggccaatagaagcggcggcggacgcggtcgtacgtgcgggttacccgaAGATGTCCTGctgtgggtgcgtcatgcatctcaaagagcacagtctgtcgtagttgttttggcacgacaagaagaaggtcagagccgtcagggaggaagttccttcgatacagaatgccgccctggaggacatatcggcgaacggatgcgtcggtaggtgtagaacgcagacgctcgataagtgctcgcagcgataggtctcggtactgctcatcggcgatgttagcgaaggcagacacagagaaaatgccgttggcgctactactgtcggcgtcgtcaggctcgtcgaccgggtagcgagacaggcagtcagcgtccttgtgtagtcggccagatttataggtgacagtatacgaatattcttggaggcgtaaggcccagcgaccaagtctgcctgtaggatctttcagtgagcataaccagcaaagcgcgtgatggtctgtgacaacggaaaaggatcggccatatgagtatgggcggaatttcgcaaccgcccaaactagggccagacactcacgctcagtgatggaatagttgcgctccgcgggtgagaggagcctgctggcgtaagcgataacccggtcgtggccacgctgacgttgtgccagtaccgcgccaattccgtgaccgctggcatcagtacggacttcggtaggcgcagaaggatcgaaatgggccagaacgggaggcgttgtgagaatgtcgattagatgggagaatgcagaggcctcgttatcgccccactggaaaggggcgtctttcctcaaaagctcggttagtggtagtgctatggcggcgaaatttctcacgaaacggcggaagtacgaacaaaggccgatgaagctgcccacatccttgacacacttcggaacagggaagtgcgcaacagcatggatcttgcctgggtccggttgcactccgttcgcgtcaacgagatgtccaaggacggtaatctggcgacggccgaattggcacttggatgcgttgagttgcagaccggctcgacgaaaaacgtccaggactgctgagaggcgctcgaggtgcgtagcgaacgttggggagaatacgataacgtcgtccaagtagcacaggcacgtggaccatttgaatccgtgaagaagggagtccatcatgcgttcaaaagtggcaggggcgttacatagaccgaacggcatcactttgaattgataaagaccgtcgggtgtgacaaaagcagtcttctcgcggtcgagatcgtccacggcaatctgccagtagccggagcgaaggtcaatagaggagaaatagcgagcaccgtggaggcagtcaagggcgtcatcaatccgaggtagggggatacacgtcctttttggtaaccctattaaggtgccgataatccacgcaaaagcgccatgagccatccttctttttgaccagtactacaggtgacgcccatggactatgtgatggttcaataatgttcttggcaagcattttgcgaacttctgcgtgaataacttgacgctcagctggtgacactcgatacgggcggagatgaataggaggggcatcgccggtattaatgcaatgtttgacagctgtagtttgggccaaaggacgatcgttaaagtcaaaaatatcgtggtaagaaaacagaacgcggtagagttcacgagcgtgctcggacggcaagtcgggggcaatcattttctggaagtcagcgatggtacaatttgccgactgcgatggtagaggagtatcggatgaagtgtcgtcaactgcaatggatggtactgagtgatcctcgaatgagcaaaggtgggccagagacatcccacgtggcagcacttgtgtcgtcaagccaaagttgaccactggcaggcagacgcaattcgccgtaatagataaaactgtatgaggtactgtgatcccgtctgtaaggaggacgtcttgcataggagccgcgatgtagtgaccgtcggggactggtggggatgacactaggtcaacgtaggtcagtgccgaaggtggcaagcgaacgaagtcggcggaactgaggcgactggggtgtggttcagcaggatcgagaacaggcaggtcaaggcggagagtactggcggaacaatcaatgagagcagaatgtgcggagaggaagtctaagccgaggatgatgtcgtggggacagtgggcgatgactgtgaatagcacgattgttgagcgatcggcgaaggagacgcgggcggtacacataccaataacgggggctgttccgccatcggcgacacggacaacaggcgtcgtggcgggcgtgataattttcttgagccggatacgaaggtcagcgctcattacggacaaatgcgccccagtgtctatgagtgcagacacagaaacaccgtcgacttgcacgtcaagaaggttcagatgagtgggcaaggtcagtagaggatttggcggcgtaggaagcaatgcagcgtcacctcgaggcgctgcatcgtctagttttccggctgggagcggcgtccgaagggagttggcgaataggagcgacggggctggggagagcgagagtgtcgtcgttggggcgaaggcgaacgagaataggggcggttcgttgcaggagaatcagtggcggcattatcggaaggtgcggcatagggacgagaagggccacctggggagcgagagtaggcagtgtaagtagatcggatcggggaactccagcgactgcgacagtgccgagaaatgtgcccgattcgatggcagtagaaacaaatgggcttgtcgtcagcagtgcgccattcagatgggttgcggaaacgtggtgggtaagaagatgcgggacggggcggaatggaagaagccgggcgggtatcagggcgatgggccgagcagatggtgtgaagacccatgttttcgaactcctggcggacaactgcctggatcagtgagaccgtgactgcagatgtgttggtgggactggagtcgaaggcagccggataggcggcctcgatctcacgccggacgatcctggtaacatcagcagggttgttgggacgaggagcgtcggcacaggaagatgtcgctgggttgttgggcagacgggcaaacttcgggtcaatacgtcggcttttggcgagttccaggcggcggcactcttttataacagcatccaccgtcgctacgttgttgcacacgagcaagttgaaggcgtcatcggcaatgcctttgaggatgtgggaaaccttgtctgactcagtcatgtgggtgtcaactttgcggcacagagccaagacgtcctgaatgtacgtgacatagggctctgttgacgtctgcacacggccggaaagcgccttctgcgcggcaagttggtgaccgtaggggttgccgaacaagtctcgaagctgtgtcttaagtgaatcccaactggtgagctcatcttcgtgcgtgcgataccaaactcgaggtgtgccaccgaggtaaaagattacgttggcgagcataatagtagggtcccaccggttattgcggctgacgtgttcatacaggctgatccagtcatcgacgtcttccccatctttgcctgagaatacgccaggatcacggggagcggggagagtgatgtaggtcgtcgaagtggcagcaggtgtcggagccggcggagtcgggttgtcgtcgccgggagccatgaaggaaggcacgacgtaccgtccactgcgaagctccgtgacgaggtacagggaacgtccacctccaccagatatgttacgtaggaagacaccgacgaaaagctatttacaagtatatttacaaggctacaaggcaatacgctgcgcttggccaagaggcaacagcccgcgctagcttctaatcgtcgtcgtcgtcttcacactgctcgcctttcgtgatcgcacatactgtgccgtagcaatGAGCACGAAAGGAACGCCTGCACTTATCAAGCGGCTGTTCATGTTGCCAGTCGGAATCCCTGATGGTGAACTGGATTAAACTCTTGGTTTTGTCATCCTTCTCCTTTGTTGGTGCCATACACGTTTGTGCAGCCTTGGCAATTTGAAGGCTGTGCTGTTCTTTCAACATTTAGGACAACTCTAGTTCTTCAGTCGATTTGTCTGAAGCCGTACAAAAAGAAGACATGATGCCCCGTGAATCCGTTGCTATAGTCTCAGCGTCGAGAAGGGGAGGGGGCGTAGCCCTTTCGAAAcatttcgggggaggggggcgcgAGCTTTCCAGCCCCCCTCCCCGTAGTCGGTGCCTATGCATCGCGTTGATAACAGAGGTGCCGTGGCGCGCGCAGGTGATGGAGGTTCACTCTCCGCCGGGCAACATCATCGGCTCGATAAAGCAGGACTTCTCCGTCATCTTTCCCTACTTCTCGCTCCGGGACAGCAGCGGCAACGTAGTGCTCCGGATCACCGGGCCCTTCTGCACGTCGTCCATCTGCTGCAACGACGTCGTCTTCGACATCATGACCAAGGACGGCAAAACAAAGATCGGTCAGCTGTCGAAGAACTTTAACGGCCTGTTTCTGGAGGCCATAACCGACATCGACAACTTCACGGTGACCTTCCCCATCGACCTGGACGTCAAGATGAAGGCCACGCTGCTAGGCGCGGCCTTCTTGATTGTGAGTAGACGAGCTCATCTAGGGTTCGCTAGGGTGCCGGGCTTGCTCGTGCGCATGATAATCGTGCTGGGTTTTTACGCCAGTTCGTGCGCTTGTATTTCGAATCTCTTTCGCACCATAGCACCAAGTGTATACATATGAGCACATGCAGCATCGAAACGCGCTCGCTCGCGACATTTTCGGTGTTGTTGCTATTCTGTTTTCTTGAAGCGAGGCTTCCTTGGCCTATATTTCGGGTTTTCTAGTATCGTGTGCACTGCCGAATAAAGTCGGCTCATCTCGAAGAGAGTGTGAGAGTaaaatgggccgatcccggaggtggcGTAGtaagagagagataaagaaaagaCGCGCTTTCGCCCTCAAGGTGaaacattgatagcgatagcaaagtattagacaattTCACGAAGGTTCGCGGTTCTCTCGGCTGTGTAAATTGCAGTAAGCGCTCGCTTACTGATTAAATTAACAAACACATTGTTAAGCGCGCACAGGCAGACGCGCACAgaggccgtattctgaaacgttcgccttgaGCATAAGTTTCGCCGCTGCGAAAGTCACTTTCAATAAACCAAGCGACTGCTTACCAGTGACGTCGGCGTGCACTACCAACGCGCGcactcgaacgcttcacatcgctTGAGAGATCGCGCGCGGCGAGTTCAGAGCGGCTCAGGTttgttgttttcgagtgtagtgaccgcagtacgggttctgcgcacGGACTATGTTTGGTTACGGCCTCTT contains:
- the LOC142560163 gene encoding uncharacterized protein LOC142560163 isoform X1, with protein sequence MPPTRPPAPAVRPMAPTTSPNPAAAAAAPTNAPAARTVRPTVPAPAAPTAGGGAAARPAMMAAPPATAAPPGGFMMLPAAQPPVRSRGPFVQMPTLQLVQPNVQPIAGCPAGLEYLVHVDQLLVHQQIQILEMIIPWEQENKYVVKNTMAQFIFMAYEKSDLASRCCCGSIRPFEMSMLDYRSVEVLRLYRPLRCDSCCCFCCLQVMEVHSPPGNIIGSIKQDFSVIFPYFSLRDSSGNVVLRITGPFCTSSICCNDVVFDIMTKDGKTKIGQLSKNFNGLFLEAITDIDNFTVTFPIDLDVKMKATLLGAAFLILRCEGAAQGVRPLTAFLGTKSIRDGVAAGITATATTRCPGTGISARRIAGAAAYGADCRNDRNAHDSNAHDWNAHGRNAHGRNAHDWNAHGRNAHGWNAHGWNAHGWSAHGWNARDWNARDRNAHGRNARDRNAHGRNAHGRNAGGWRPYQCAARTLRSNADAGIGAVGLAGYSGLSRGSGIPGQDRPTAYPPSYRDPGNVGSVRAAEQVRCEELHGPVRLHGARAE
- the LOC142560163 gene encoding phospholipid scramblase 2-like isoform X3 translates to MPPTRPPAPAVRPMAPTTSPNPAAAAAAPTNAPAARTVRPTVPAPAAPTAGGGAAARPAMMAAPPATAAPPGGFMMLPAAQPPVRSRGPFVQMPTLQLVQPNVQPIAGCPAGLEYLVHVDQLLVHQQIQILEMIIPWEQENKYVVKNTMAQFIFMAYEKSDLASRCCCGSIRPFEMSMLDYRSVEVLRLYRPLRCDSCCCFCCLQVMEVHSPPGNIIGSIKQDFSVIFPYFSLRDSSGNVVLRITGPFCTSSICCNDVVFDIMTKDGKTKIGQLSKNFNGLFLEAITDIDNFTVTFPIDLDVKMKATLLGAAFLIDFMFFESPAGGTNMDLPGNIIN